A genomic window from Halomonas sp. LR3S48 includes:
- a CDS encoding low temperature requirement protein A: MSPVHLFRQRGSADADHVSFIELFFDLVFVFTIIQLSHTLAHHYTPRGFIEGIMLVLAIWWVWVYTTWVANWINPEHWISRCLFLGLMLVGLLLSTSIPEAFGERGLIFGIAFAVMQVGRSAVVMCLLRGVDERNYQNFIRITSWLALAGVFWVAGALDEGDRRMLLWGIALGIEYLSAAVGFWLPVLGCSTGRDWEISGAHMAERCALFIIICLGETILVMGNTLTRLELSPTLFLAFVTAFVTTILLWWIYFRFGHQRAAELIKTSDNPGALGRLAYTYAHIPLVAGIILTAVGAEFLLAHPQDVAGWKWGSALIGGPAVYLIGNLLFKTIAWGRVPLSHCVGLALLAVLALTATGLTVLTLAILVVGTLAVVAFWELRALDQPR; encoded by the coding sequence ATGAGCCCTGTCCATCTATTTCGCCAGCGTGGCAGCGCCGACGCCGATCATGTGTCTTTTATTGAACTTTTCTTCGATCTGGTATTTGTATTTACCATCATCCAGCTTTCTCACACCTTGGCGCACCATTACACCCCTCGCGGGTTTATCGAAGGCATTATGCTGGTGTTGGCAATCTGGTGGGTATGGGTGTACACCACTTGGGTGGCCAACTGGATCAATCCGGAACACTGGATCAGTCGCTGCCTGTTTCTGGGGTTGATGCTGGTTGGCCTGCTGCTCTCCACCTCCATCCCCGAGGCGTTTGGCGAGCGTGGGCTGATTTTTGGTATTGCTTTTGCCGTTATGCAGGTGGGGCGTTCGGCAGTCGTGATGTGCCTGCTACGTGGAGTGGATGAGCGTAACTACCAAAATTTTATTCGCATCACCAGTTGGCTGGCACTGGCCGGAGTGTTTTGGGTGGCCGGGGCGCTGGATGAAGGCGACCGCCGTATGTTGCTGTGGGGCATAGCCTTGGGCATTGAATACCTGTCTGCCGCCGTTGGGTTTTGGCTGCCGGTGCTGGGGTGTTCCACGGGGCGAGATTGGGAAATTTCCGGTGCGCACATGGCCGAGCGCTGCGCGCTGTTTATTATCATCTGCCTTGGCGAAACCATTCTGGTGATGGGCAATACCCTGACCAGGTTGGAGCTTTCACCGACACTGTTCCTGGCCTTTGTCACGGCGTTTGTCACCACCATTCTGCTGTGGTGGATTTACTTCCGCTTCGGCCACCAGCGTGCGGCAGAGCTGATCAAGACCTCGGATAATCCTGGTGCGCTGGGACGACTGGCCTATACCTACGCCCATATCCCATTAGTGGCCGGTATTATCCTGACTGCCGTGGGGGCTGAGTTTCTGCTTGCTCATCCGCAGGATGTGGCTGGTTGGAAATGGGGCAGCGCACTGATTGGCGGCCCGGCGGTGTATCTGATCGGCAATTTGCTGTTCAAGACCATTGCCTGGGGCCGTGTACCGCTATCCCACTGCGTAGGCCTGGCGTTGCTGGCCGTGCTGGCACTGACTGCAACCGGGCTGACGGTGCTGACGCTAGCCATATTGGTAGTCGGCACGTTGGCGGTGGTGGCTTTCTGGGAGTTGAGGGCACTCGACCAACCGCGCTAA
- a CDS encoding aldehyde dehydrogenase codes for MNTLDLLIGGQSRPAQESATFERASPFTGQTTTTAAAASVADAKAAADSAGKAFESWSQSGPGERRGKLLKAAELMEARQAEFIERMVDETGATPAWAGFNVMVAAGMLREAASLTTQIQGDVIPSNVPDNLAMGVRVPCGVVVGIAPWNAPIILGTRAVATPLACGNTVILKASEQCPATHHLIGEVLVEAGLGEGVVNVITNAPADAPELVEALIAHPAVRRINFTGSTPVGRIIAEKAARHLKPVLLELGGKAPFLVLDDADLDAAVDAAIFGAFFNQGQICMSTERLIVDASVADAFVDKLAVRAAALKAGDPRGEGNALGTLINAESGQKLNGLLDDAVNHGARLASGGKAEGVVMPATVVDGVTPQMRLYSEESFGPVVAVMRVEGEEEAVRVANDSEYGLSAAVFSRDTARAMKVAGRIQSGICHINAPTVHDEPQMPFGGTKSSGYGRFGGKAGIEAFTELRWITIQLGPRHYPI; via the coding sequence ATGAATACCCTGGACCTGCTGATTGGCGGCCAATCCCGGCCCGCCCAGGAATCCGCGACCTTCGAGCGCGCCAGCCCCTTTACTGGCCAGACCACGACCACGGCGGCGGCCGCCTCGGTTGCGGACGCCAAGGCGGCCGCCGATTCTGCAGGAAAGGCGTTTGAAAGCTGGTCGCAGAGCGGCCCCGGCGAGCGGCGCGGCAAGCTGCTCAAGGCCGCCGAGCTTATGGAGGCACGCCAGGCCGAGTTCATCGAACGCATGGTGGACGAGACCGGCGCCACACCGGCCTGGGCCGGCTTCAACGTGATGGTGGCCGCCGGCATGTTGCGCGAGGCGGCCTCGCTGACCACCCAGATCCAGGGCGACGTGATTCCCTCCAACGTGCCTGACAACCTGGCCATGGGCGTGCGGGTGCCCTGCGGCGTGGTGGTCGGCATCGCGCCGTGGAACGCGCCGATCATCCTCGGCACCCGGGCCGTGGCCACGCCGCTGGCCTGCGGCAACACGGTGATCCTCAAGGCTTCGGAGCAGTGCCCGGCGACCCATCACCTGATCGGCGAGGTGCTGGTGGAGGCGGGGCTCGGCGAGGGCGTGGTCAACGTGATCACCAACGCCCCGGCCGACGCGCCCGAGCTGGTCGAGGCGCTGATCGCGCATCCCGCCGTACGACGCATCAACTTCACCGGCTCCACTCCGGTGGGGCGCATCATCGCCGAGAAGGCGGCGCGCCACCTCAAGCCGGTGCTGCTGGAGCTGGGCGGCAAGGCGCCCTTCCTGGTACTAGACGATGCCGACCTGGACGCCGCCGTGGACGCGGCGATCTTCGGTGCCTTCTTCAACCAGGGGCAGATCTGCATGTCCACCGAGCGGCTGATCGTCGATGCCTCGGTGGCCGACGCCTTCGTCGACAAGCTGGCCGTGCGGGCTGCGGCGCTCAAGGCCGGCGATCCGCGCGGGGAGGGCAATGCGCTGGGCACCCTGATCAACGCCGAGTCGGGGCAGAAGCTCAATGGCTTGCTCGACGATGCCGTGAACCACGGGGCGCGGCTCGCCAGTGGCGGCAAGGCAGAAGGGGTGGTCATGCCGGCTACGGTGGTGGATGGCGTGACGCCGCAAATGCGCCTCTACAGCGAGGAGTCCTTCGGGCCGGTGGTGGCGGTGATGCGTGTCGAGGGCGAGGAGGAGGCCGTTCGGGTCGCCAACGACAGCGAGTACGGCCTGTCGGCGGCGGTGTTCAGTCGCGATACGGCACGTGCAATGAAGGTGGCCGGACGGATCCAATCGGGCATCTGCCACATCAATGCCCCCACGGTGCACGACGAACCGCAGATGCCCTTCGGCGGCACCAAGTCGAGCGGCTACGGGCGCTTCGGCGGCAAGGCGGGCATCGAGGCGTTCACCGAGCTGCGCTGGATCACGATCCAGCTCGGGCCCCGGCACTACCCCATCTAG
- the pcaH gene encoding protocatechuate 3,4-dioxygenase subunit beta → MQDHNKRFVERDRNWHPPAYAPGYKTSVARSPQQALVSMQQASTSELSGPSFRHLRMGPHDNDLLLNYREDPALAGAVGLPVGERIIMFGRVVDQFGKPVPHTLVEMWQANAGGRYRHKKDGYLAPLDPGFGGVGRTLTDEQGWYRFRTIKPGPYPWPNDPNSWRPSHIHVSVMGPSISTRLITQMYFEGDPLIPLCPIVHTLKDPDAVETMIGRLDMARSKPMDCLVYRFDLVVRGELQTFFENQ, encoded by the coding sequence ATGCAAGATCACAACAAGCGCTTCGTAGAGCGCGACCGCAACTGGCACCCCCCGGCCTACGCCCCCGGCTACAAGACCAGCGTGGCCCGCTCGCCGCAGCAGGCGCTGGTCAGTATGCAGCAAGCCAGCACCTCCGAGCTTTCCGGTCCGAGCTTTCGCCACCTGCGCATGGGCCCCCACGACAACGACCTGCTGCTCAACTATCGCGAAGACCCCGCGTTGGCAGGGGCGGTTGGCCTGCCGGTCGGAGAGCGCATCATCATGTTCGGGCGTGTCGTCGACCAGTTCGGCAAGCCGGTACCGCATACCCTGGTGGAGATGTGGCAGGCCAACGCCGGCGGACGCTATCGCCACAAGAAGGATGGCTATCTTGCGCCGCTGGATCCGGGCTTCGGCGGCGTGGGCCGCACCCTGACCGACGAGCAGGGCTGGTACCGCTTCCGCACCATCAAGCCCGGCCCTTACCCCTGGCCAAACGACCCCAACAGCTGGCGCCCCTCGCACATCCACGTCTCGGTGATGGGACCCTCAATCTCCACCCGCTTGATCACCCAGATGTATTTCGAGGGCGATCCACTGATTCCGTTGTGCCCCATCGTCCACACCCTCAAGGATCCGGACGCGGTCGAGACCATGATCGGGCGCCTCGACATGGCGCGCAGCAAGCCCATGGACTGCCTGGTCTACCGCTTCGACCTGGTGGTACGCGGCGAACTGCAGACCTTCTTTGAAAACCAGTAA
- a CDS encoding TMEM175 family protein — MNTGRVEALTDGLLAIIITIMVFDITVTTGDQLSDLLALWPVLLSFALSFVYIAIYWNNHSYLLSACRKLSPAVMWGNMHLLFWLSLIPFATRWVGSYPFAPVPSAVYGAVLLMAALAYFYLQKRILDQHEHDHPLRHAFRYDWKGKTSTVLYAVGIGLAFVQPVLSWLLYATVAVLWFVPDSRIARALNDHQEASK, encoded by the coding sequence ATGAATACCGGAAGAGTTGAAGCGCTGACTGACGGCCTATTGGCCATTATTATAACGATCATGGTATTCGACATTACTGTCACCACCGGTGACCAACTGTCGGATCTTCTGGCTTTATGGCCGGTGCTGCTAAGCTTTGCGCTGAGCTTTGTCTATATCGCCATTTACTGGAATAACCACAGCTACTTGCTCTCGGCCTGCCGCAAGCTCAGTCCGGCGGTGATGTGGGGCAACATGCATCTGCTGTTCTGGCTATCGCTGATTCCCTTTGCCACGCGCTGGGTGGGCAGTTACCCCTTTGCGCCTGTGCCCAGCGCGGTGTATGGCGCGGTGTTGCTGATGGCGGCGCTGGCCTATTTTTATCTGCAAAAGCGTATTCTCGACCAGCACGAGCATGACCACCCTCTGCGTCATGCCTTTCGCTACGACTGGAAGGGTAAAACCTCAACGGTGCTCTACGCCGTGGGTATCGGATTGGCGTTCGTTCAACCGGTATTGTCCTGGCTGTTGTATGCGACCGTGGCCGTGCTGTGGTTTGTGCCGGATTCGCGTATAGCCCGTGCCTTGAACGATCATCAGGAAGCCAGTAAATGA
- a CDS encoding LysR family transcriptional regulator encodes MNHIDLNLMRTFVLLYETGSVTQTAERLYVTQPSISYALARLRDLFEDRLFVRTRQGMEPTIAARQLYPSLRDALQQLQDTIESSRDFDPATCTRRFRLALTDLGEMALLPKLMSHLHDQAPQAELEVVPLEIEHAEEWLAAGRVNALICSRPLTGAAIARHVLLRDRYVCLLNQERFGKGPLTRERFIAARHVAVTSSSGHGMAEEVMRQEGIQRKVSLEIPHFSVLPRVLHDSDLIAIMPLQVAASFTEGSPLTIHELPFHVPEFEVALHWQAQASRSPSQRWFCESIIEAIGEREGAAFTD; translated from the coding sequence ATGAATCACATCGACCTCAACCTCATGCGCACCTTCGTGCTGCTGTACGAAACCGGCAGCGTGACCCAGACGGCCGAGCGCCTATACGTCACCCAGCCCTCGATCAGCTATGCGCTGGCCCGGCTACGCGACCTCTTCGAGGACCGCCTGTTCGTGCGCACCCGCCAGGGCATGGAACCCACCATTGCCGCCCGCCAGCTCTACCCCTCGCTGCGCGATGCCCTGCAGCAGCTCCAGGACACCATCGAGAGCAGCCGCGACTTCGACCCGGCGACCTGCACCCGCCGCTTCCGGCTGGCGCTGACCGACCTGGGGGAAATGGCGCTGCTGCCGAAGCTCATGAGCCACCTGCACGACCAGGCGCCGCAAGCCGAGCTGGAAGTGGTACCGCTGGAGATCGAGCACGCCGAGGAGTGGCTGGCCGCCGGCCGGGTCAACGCGCTGATCTGCAGCCGCCCGCTGACAGGCGCGGCGATTGCGCGCCATGTGCTCTTGAGGGATCGCTACGTCTGCCTGCTCAACCAGGAGCGCTTCGGCAAAGGCCCACTGACCCGCGAGCGCTTCATCGCCGCCCGCCACGTCGCCGTGACCTCCTCTTCCGGGCATGGAATGGCCGAAGAAGTGATGCGCCAAGAGGGTATACAGCGCAAGGTGAGCCTGGAGATCCCACACTTCTCGGTGCTGCCACGGGTGCTCCACGACAGCGACCTGATCGCCATCATGCCGCTGCAGGTCGCCGCCAGCTTCACCGAAGGCTCGCCGCTGACCATCCATGAACTGCCCTTTCACGTGCCCGAGTTCGAGGTCGCGCTGCACTGGCAGGCCCAGGCCAGCCGCTCCCCGTCACAGCGCTGGTTCTGCGAGAGCATTATTGAGGCGATCGGGGAGCGGGAGGGAGCCGCGTTCACCGATTAG
- the mdlC gene encoding benzoylformate decarboxylase produces the protein MPSVHAVTYSLLRRQGITTVFGNPGSNELPFLKGFPEDFRYVLGLHEGVVAGMADGYALASGRPAFVNLHAAAGTGNAMGALTNAWYSHSPLVITAGQQARSMIGVESMLANVEAPQLPKPLVKWSYEPACPEDVPRALSQAIHSASLPPRGPVYVSIPHDDWDREAGEDAALVIEREIDHAGVPSPAQLERLAQRLNAADNPVLVLGPEVDARQANGLAVELAERLRLPVWVAPSASRCPFPNRHPCFRGVLPAAIAGIAAELEGHDLVVVVGAPVFRYHKYAPGRYLPEGARLVHMTGDANEAARAPMGDALVGDVHATLEALLPHIAPSERAMPEPLPKPAAAEDGEGRLAPANVFDTLDALAPEDAIYVKESTSTVEIFWERVAMRQPGSYFFPAAGGLGFGLPAALGVQLAQPQRQVIGVIGDGSASYAITALWSAARYRIPAVLIILRNDTYGALRGFARHMAVDDAPGLDVPGIDFCALARGYGVEARLADSRQALEAALQEGFAMDRPLLIEVPTLPT, from the coding sequence ATGCCGAGCGTTCACGCCGTCACCTATTCACTCCTGCGCCGCCAGGGCATCACCACCGTTTTCGGCAATCCCGGCTCCAACGAGCTGCCCTTTCTCAAGGGCTTTCCCGAGGACTTCCGCTATGTGCTCGGCCTGCACGAAGGCGTGGTGGCCGGGATGGCCGACGGCTACGCGCTGGCAAGCGGCCGGCCCGCATTCGTCAACCTGCACGCTGCGGCGGGCACCGGCAACGCCATGGGCGCGCTGACCAACGCCTGGTATTCCCACTCGCCGCTGGTGATCACCGCCGGGCAGCAGGCGCGCTCGATGATCGGCGTGGAGTCGATGCTGGCCAACGTGGAGGCGCCGCAGCTGCCCAAGCCGCTGGTCAAGTGGAGCTACGAGCCGGCCTGCCCCGAGGACGTGCCGCGGGCGTTGAGCCAGGCGATCCACAGCGCCTCGCTGCCGCCGCGCGGGCCGGTCTACGTCTCGATTCCCCACGACGACTGGGATCGCGAAGCCGGCGAGGACGCCGCGCTGGTGATCGAGCGCGAGATCGACCACGCTGGTGTGCCGTCGCCCGCGCAGCTCGAGCGGCTGGCTCAGCGGCTCAATGCCGCCGACAACCCGGTGCTGGTGCTGGGGCCCGAGGTCGACGCTCGCCAGGCCAATGGGCTGGCCGTGGAGCTGGCCGAACGCCTGCGCCTGCCGGTGTGGGTGGCGCCTTCCGCCTCGCGCTGCCCGTTCCCCAATCGCCACCCCTGTTTTCGCGGCGTGCTGCCGGCGGCCATTGCCGGCATCGCCGCGGAGCTGGAGGGGCACGACCTGGTCGTGGTCGTCGGCGCCCCGGTGTTTCGCTATCACAAGTACGCGCCGGGGCGTTACCTGCCCGAGGGGGCGCGGCTGGTGCACATGACCGGGGACGCCAACGAGGCGGCCCGCGCCCCCATGGGCGATGCGTTGGTGGGCGACGTTCACGCCACGCTCGAGGCGTTACTGCCGCACATCGCGCCGAGCGAGCGGGCCATGCCCGAGCCGCTGCCCAAGCCGGCAGCGGCCGAGGATGGCGAGGGGCGCCTGGCCCCGGCCAACGTGTTCGACACCCTCGATGCCCTGGCGCCGGAGGATGCCATCTACGTCAAGGAATCGACCTCGACGGTGGAGATCTTCTGGGAGCGCGTCGCGATGCGCCAGCCCGGCAGCTACTTCTTTCCCGCTGCGGGTGGGCTCGGCTTCGGCCTGCCGGCGGCGCTCGGTGTGCAGCTCGCCCAGCCGCAGCGCCAGGTCATCGGGGTGATCGGCGACGGTTCGGCCAGCTACGCCATCACCGCGCTGTGGAGCGCCGCGCGGTACCGCATTCCGGCGGTGCTGATCATCCTCAGGAACGATACCTACGGCGCCCTGCGCGGCTTCGCCCGTCACATGGCGGTAGACGACGCACCCGGGCTCGACGTGCCGGGCATCGATTTCTGCGCGCTGGCACGCGGCTACGGGGTCGAGGCGCGCCTGGCCGACTCGCGGCAGGCGTTGGAGGCTGCCTTGCAGGAGGGCTTCGCGATGGACCGGCCGCTGCTGATCGAGGTGCCGACCCTGCCTACCTGA
- the pcaG gene encoding protocatechuate 3,4-dioxygenase subunit alpha — MKQPNSQPCSELMLRETASQTAGPYVHIGLALHVAGLPERDEEIWSRMASPEAEGEHIEVVGTVIDGNGDLVRDALLEAWQADSKGCYQPEFDLKKPFNSFGRTATTADEGSEWSLTTIKPGTVAHPNGQFMAPHINLAIFARGVNIQLQTRLYFEDEADANAECPVLSRIESPTRRQTLIAKREEADGKVRYRFDIKLQGEGETVFFDF; from the coding sequence ATGAAACAGCCGAATTCCCAACCCTGCAGCGAGCTGATGCTGCGCGAGACCGCCTCCCAGACCGCCGGCCCCTACGTGCACATCGGCCTGGCCCTTCACGTGGCCGGCCTGCCCGAGCGAGACGAGGAGATCTGGAGCCGAATGGCCAGTCCCGAGGCCGAGGGCGAGCACATCGAGGTGGTCGGTACCGTGATCGACGGCAACGGCGACCTGGTGCGCGACGCCCTGCTCGAGGCCTGGCAGGCCGACAGCAAGGGCTGCTACCAGCCCGAGTTCGACCTGAAGAAACCGTTCAACAGCTTCGGGCGTACCGCCACCACCGCCGACGAGGGTAGCGAGTGGTCGCTGACCACCATCAAGCCTGGCACGGTAGCTCACCCCAACGGCCAGTTCATGGCGCCGCACATCAACCTCGCGATCTTCGCCCGCGGGGTGAACATTCAGCTGCAGACCCGCCTCTACTTCGAGGACGAAGCCGACGCCAACGCCGAGTGCCCCGTGCTCTCGCGCATCGAATCGCCGACCCGCCGGCAAACCCTCATCGCCAAGCGCGAAGAGGCCGACGGCAAGGTGCGCTACCGCTTCGACATCAAGCTGCAGGGCGAAGGCGAGACCGTCTTTTTCGACTTCTAA
- a CDS encoding TRAP transporter substrate-binding protein, which yields MKHAISRLLLATSALGLCASAGAETTLRMAHLWPEGSAVNQEIYRAWAEQVEQDSGGELKVEMYPSQTLSKADQAYDATVNGIADIAVTLQGYTAGRFPLTEIVQLPGIVNSASQGACILQTLFDEGDIAGEYDDTRVLFLFTTGPAYLHTRDTEIRTPADLEGLRIRRPSEVAGEMLASMGAQPLGMPAPDIFTSLQRGVMDGLSFPWEAMKVFRINELTKYHLQVPYYAGAIVATMSQASFERLSPEMQAVIDENSGMAWAQQAGRVFDELDKAGREEAVAQGDTIHVVEDPLNDPEWSGPLEEGTENYLKRLEERGLDEARAIYEKAMGLREQCEA from the coding sequence ATGAAACACGCCATTTCACGCCTGCTGCTTGCCACTTCCGCGCTGGGACTTTGCGCCTCGGCCGGCGCGGAAACCACGCTGCGCATGGCACATCTGTGGCCGGAGGGTTCGGCGGTCAACCAGGAGATCTACCGCGCCTGGGCGGAACAGGTGGAGCAGGATTCCGGCGGCGAACTCAAGGTCGAGATGTACCCCTCGCAGACCTTGAGCAAGGCCGACCAGGCCTATGACGCGACGGTCAACGGCATCGCCGATATCGCCGTCACGCTGCAGGGCTACACCGCCGGGCGGTTCCCGCTCACCGAGATCGTGCAGCTACCCGGGATCGTCAACAGCGCCTCCCAGGGCGCGTGCATCCTGCAGACGCTCTTTGATGAAGGCGATATCGCCGGGGAGTACGACGATACCCGCGTGCTGTTCCTGTTCACCACCGGGCCGGCTTACCTGCATACCCGCGATACCGAGATCCGCACGCCGGCCGACCTAGAGGGGCTGCGCATCCGTCGCCCCAGCGAGGTGGCCGGCGAGATGCTCGCCAGCATGGGCGCCCAGCCCCTGGGCATGCCGGCGCCCGACATCTTCACCTCGCTGCAGCGCGGGGTGATGGATGGCCTGAGCTTCCCGTGGGAGGCGATGAAGGTGTTCCGCATCAACGAGCTGACGAAGTACCACCTCCAGGTGCCGTACTATGCCGGCGCCATCGTGGCGACGATGAGCCAGGCGAGCTTTGAGCGGCTCTCCCCCGAGATGCAGGCGGTGATCGACGAGAACAGTGGCATGGCCTGGGCCCAGCAGGCGGGGCGGGTTTTCGACGAGCTCGACAAGGCCGGGCGCGAGGAGGCCGTGGCCCAGGGCGATACCATCCACGTCGTCGAAGACCCACTCAATGACCCTGAATGGTCAGGTCCGCTTGAGGAGGGCACCGAGAACTACCTCAAGCGGCTCGAGGAGCGTGGCCTGGATGAGGCCCGCGCCATCTACGAGAAAGCCATGGGCCTGCGCGAGCAGTGCGAGGCGTAA
- a CDS encoding glutathione S-transferase family protein, with amino-acid sequence MLKLYGTPPTRVLRVIWLLNELGLEYELVPVALMQGEHLQPDFLALNPAAKVPVLVDGDQIITESAAIQLYLAEKYPQAGFIPNTVEERAQMYRWNFFLVTEIEQPLWRIARHTFVYPDEKRLPKDVDLARQECLEMVAVLEHHMQERECVVGDRLSVADFNAAYTLDWANEEEMLGDAPRLKDYLKAMYARPTAPPTIAEAFAAMES; translated from the coding sequence ATGTTGAAACTCTATGGAACGCCGCCGACTCGCGTACTGCGCGTCATCTGGCTGCTCAATGAGCTGGGCCTGGAGTATGAGCTGGTCCCGGTGGCCCTTATGCAAGGGGAACATCTCCAGCCCGATTTCCTCGCGCTCAACCCTGCCGCCAAGGTCCCCGTGCTGGTTGACGGTGACCAGATCATCACCGAATCGGCCGCGATCCAGCTCTACCTGGCCGAAAAATATCCACAGGCGGGGTTCATTCCGAACACTGTGGAAGAGAGAGCCCAGATGTATCGCTGGAACTTCTTTCTGGTGACGGAGATCGAGCAGCCGCTATGGCGTATCGCTCGCCACACCTTCGTTTACCCGGACGAGAAGCGCCTGCCTAAGGACGTCGACCTGGCCAGGCAGGAGTGCCTGGAGATGGTAGCGGTGCTCGAACATCACATGCAGGAGCGCGAGTGCGTGGTCGGCGACCGGCTCAGCGTCGCCGACTTCAACGCCGCCTACACCCTGGACTGGGCCAACGAAGAGGAAATGCTTGGCGACGCACCCAGGCTTAAGGACTACCTGAAGGCGATGTACGCCCGCCCCACGGCGCCGCCCACCATCGCCGAAGCGTTCGCGGCGATGGAGAGCTAG
- a CDS encoding epoxide hydrolase family protein codes for MNRLNRDVQAFKARATDADLDDLRARLAAARLPETETVYRPAPDPRRWDQGVPLADLVDIVNYWRTEYDWRSFEARLERIGQFRTTIDGLGIHFLHRRSARADATPLIMTHGWPGSIAEFIDIADELAEPKDPDTPAFHVVVPSLPGFGFSDKPATTGWGAGKIAAAWVELMERLGYGKFVAHGGDWGGVITTVLGGKFPANVLGIHTTLAQAPPDLTMDGLTATERQWAEDTRDFWLYRAAYAKQQATRPQTIGYSLVDSPIGLLAWILDKFAEWTDTDDSPFETISRDRILDDVTLYWLTRTGASAARIYYESHGGVNALDPELRVDVPSAITIYPRDIEKCPRPWAEQRYRQIVRWRTPEKGGHFPSLEVPAYFVKDLQEGLAVVLAANR; via the coding sequence ATGAATCGCCTAAACAGGGACGTTCAAGCATTCAAAGCCCGTGCAACCGATGCTGACCTCGACGACCTGCGCGCGCGACTGGCCGCGGCGCGGCTACCGGAGACCGAGACGGTCTATCGCCCCGCGCCCGATCCTCGCCGCTGGGATCAGGGTGTTCCTCTCGCCGACCTCGTCGATATCGTGAACTACTGGCGCACCGAGTACGATTGGCGGTCGTTCGAGGCGCGCCTTGAGCGTATCGGCCAGTTCCGCACCACGATTGACGGTCTCGGCATCCACTTCCTGCACCGCCGATCCGCTCGCGCCGATGCCACTCCCCTGATCATGACGCACGGCTGGCCGGGGAGCATTGCCGAGTTCATCGATATCGCCGACGAACTGGCAGAGCCGAAAGATCCAGACACGCCGGCGTTCCACGTCGTGGTCCCGTCGCTGCCGGGCTTTGGCTTCAGCGATAAACCGGCCACTACCGGGTGGGGTGCCGGTAAGATCGCAGCCGCCTGGGTGGAACTGATGGAAAGGCTCGGCTACGGCAAGTTCGTCGCCCACGGCGGCGATTGGGGAGGTGTCATCACCACTGTGCTCGGCGGCAAGTTCCCTGCAAACGTTCTCGGCATCCACACAACGTTGGCCCAGGCACCGCCCGATTTGACGATGGACGGCCTGACGGCGACCGAGCGCCAATGGGCCGAGGACACCCGCGACTTCTGGCTCTACCGCGCGGCGTATGCGAAGCAGCAGGCGACCCGACCGCAGACCATCGGCTACTCGCTTGTCGACTCACCCATCGGGCTTCTGGCCTGGATTCTCGACAAGTTTGCCGAGTGGACGGATACCGACGATAGCCCGTTCGAGACGATTTCCAGAGATCGCATTCTTGACGACGTCACCCTCTACTGGCTGACGCGGACCGGCGCCTCGGCGGCCCGCATCTACTATGAAAGCCACGGCGGAGTTAACGCGCTCGACCCCGAACTCCGGGTCGATGTCCCCTCAGCCATCACCATATACCCCCGCGACATCGAGAAGTGCCCGCGCCCCTGGGCAGAGCAGCGCTATCGGCAGATCGTGCGATGGAGGACGCCCGAAAAGGGAGGGCATTTTCCGTCGCTGGAGGTGCCCGCTTATTTCGTCAAAGACCTGCAGGAAGGCCTCGCGGTGGTGCTGGCTGCTAATCGGTGA